The following proteins are encoded in a genomic region of Pungitius pungitius chromosome 17, fPunPun2.1, whole genome shotgun sequence:
- the LOC134107167 gene encoding uncharacterized protein LOC134107167 encodes MLQRHEQQLHFMAEAMQSMSARHESSMESLRDHLRNLAVVTRTPDVTPAAAQAPTSAPIKRQGSPVNQRALVSREVRLEMPSRPRIHAQLFFQDKSYTVPVLIDSGADANLLDQDLAFKMGIEQIALERPIRATALDGRLLCRVTHQTTPLRLEMSDPARQFVVEVDASDTGVGAVLSQRSSTDQKVHPCAFFSRKLSATERNYDIGDRELLAVKLALEEWRHWLEGADQPFMVWTDHKNLEYIRSAKRLNSRQASGLGGGRGSKTVSYSATGTECLPR; translated from the exons atgttgcagCGCcatgagcagcagctccacttcaTGGCTGAGGCCATGCAGTCTATGTCGGCCCGCCATGAGAGCAGCATGGAGTCCCTCCGCGACCACCTGCGGAACCTCGCCGTGGTGACGCGTACTCCGGACGTCACCCCCGCTGCTGCCCAAGCACCCACCTCCGCTCCAAT TAAAAGACAGGGCTCACCAGTCAACCAGAGGGCGCTGGTGAGCCGGGAAGTTAGATTAGAAATGCCCTCTCGACCCCGAATCCATGCCCAGTTGTTTTTCCAGGATAAGAGCTACACTGTTCCGGTTCTGATTGACTCGGGTGCAGACGCCAATCTCCTCGACCAAGACCTGGCCTTCAAGATGGGGATTGAGCAAATCGCTTTGGAAAGACCCATCCGGGCCACGGCGTTGGACGGTCGGCTACTCTGCAGGGTGACTCATCAAACCACCCCGCTGCGCTTGGAGATGTCAG ACCCTGCTcgccagtttgtggtggaggtggatgcgtCGGACACCGGTGTAGGAGCAGTTCTCTCGCAGCGGTCGTCTACAGATCAGAAGGTTCATCCATGCGCCTTCTTCTCCCGGAAACTGTCTGCCACGGAGAGGAACTATGACATCGGGGATCGGGAGTTATTGGCGGTAAAGCTTGCactggaggagtggagacactggctggagggagctGACCAGCCGTTTATGGTATGGACTGACCACAAAAACTTAGAGTACATTCGCTCTGCCAAGCGGTTGAACTCCAGACAGGCAAG TGGCctgggaggtggaagaggaagtaAAACAGTCTCATACAGCGCAACCGGCACCGAGTGCCTGCCCCGATAA